From a single Sebastes umbrosus isolate fSebUmb1 chromosome 17, fSebUmb1.pri, whole genome shotgun sequence genomic region:
- the LOC119475206 gene encoding odorant receptor 131-2-like, producing the protein MSYATSSQTNITVGQQKWGILEIVLFSTQITVPCCVFLFINGVMLFTLRSKLVFRETSRYILLFNLLFADTVQMALSLLLYLLATCKITLTYPVCGVLAMLADLINVISPLILVLMSLERCVAVCYPLRHATIITIRNTAVAIIVVWSFSSLHILTQVILLLDFPFQDMESLQMEKFCAPENMLLGQMSDDYKKAFSYFLFVSAGVAVTSSYIGVVIAARSASTDKASAHKARNTLLLHLVQLGLSLSSTIYNPVVFAISKVTDRLAIVRIRTILYVCIILFPRCLSALIYGIRDQTIRSNLKYHLCCRLKLSLIPAKAEVSP; encoded by the coding sequence ATGTCGTATGCAACTTCATCTCAGACCAACATCACAGTTGGACAACAGAAATGGGGAATACTGGAAATTGTATTGTTTTCTACTCAAATTACAGTACcatgctgtgtgtttctcttcatTAATGGGGTCATGTTATTCACCTTGAGGAGTAAATTGGTCTTTCGTGAGACCTCCCGTTACATTCTTCTGTTTAACCTCCTTTTTGCAGACACTGTACAGATGGCACTGAGCCTGTTACTGTACCTACTGGCCAcatgtaaaataacattaacataTCCTGTATGTGGTGTTCTTGCCATGCTTGCTGATCTCATAAATGTAATCTCCCCTCTCATACTAGTGCTGATGTCTCTGGAGAGATGTGTGGCTGTGTGCTACCCACTGAGGCACgctaccatcatcaccatcagaaACACAGCAGTGGCTATCATTGTGGTTTGGTCCTTCAGTTCACTACATATCCTCACacaagttattttactgttagatTTTCCATTTCAGGACATGGAGAGCCTGCAGATGGAAAAGTTTTGTGCCCCAGAAAACATGCTGCTTGGCCAAATGTCTGATGATTATAAAAAAGcgttttcttattttctgtttgtatcAGCTGGTGTGGCAGTCACTTCCTCCTATATTGGTGTGGTCATAGCAGCCAGGTCAGCCTCCACAGACAAAGCTTCAGCTCATAAGGCTCGTAACACTCTGCTGCTGCATCTGGTGCAGCTGGGCCTCAGTCTCTCTTCAACCATTTACAACCCCGTGGTTTTCGCCATCTCAAAAGTCACTGACAGATTAGCAATCGTGCGTATCCGGACAATTCTTTATGTGTGTATTATCCTTTTTCCCAGATGTCTGAGCGCTCTCATCTATGGCATCAGAGATCAGACCATCAGATCCAACCTGAAGTACCATCTATGTTGTAGACTGAAACTGTCGCTCATCCCAGCCAAGGCTGAGGTCTCACCCTAG